The proteins below are encoded in one region of Fibrella aestuarina BUZ 2:
- a CDS encoding ferritin-like domain-containing protein: protein MLTSKNDQQESSPVVSPEHPSLIVGRRLFLRYAGFTAASASLLVTACSKNDNVGTNPTPQAVDLGAGDVGILNYAYALEQLEAAFYTQVVATPYSGMSADEMTILTEIRDHEQIHRDFFKTAIGSAAIPALTPNFGAINFNDRNSVLTAARTFEDLGVSAYNGAGKLIKDVKYLLLAGKIVSVEARHAAIIRDLLNSRTAAFAGDDVVTASNGLDAARLPSAVLPLAQPFIQNKVTATQLA from the coding sequence ATGCTTACATCCAAGAATGATCAGCAGGAGTCAAGCCCTGTTGTCTCGCCCGAACACCCGTCCCTGATTGTTGGTCGGCGGTTGTTTCTCCGCTACGCCGGTTTCACAGCCGCTTCGGCCAGCCTACTCGTAACGGCTTGTAGCAAAAACGATAACGTTGGCACCAACCCTACCCCACAGGCTGTCGACCTCGGCGCCGGTGATGTCGGTATCCTGAACTACGCCTACGCTCTTGAGCAGTTGGAAGCCGCCTTCTACACGCAGGTTGTGGCTACGCCCTACAGCGGCATGAGCGCCGACGAAATGACTATCCTGACGGAAATTCGGGATCACGAGCAAATCCACCGCGACTTCTTCAAAACGGCAATCGGTAGCGCCGCCATACCGGCCCTGACGCCCAACTTTGGCGCCATCAACTTCAACGACCGCAACAGCGTGCTAACTGCCGCCCGCACCTTTGAAGACCTGGGGGTATCAGCGTATAACGGAGCCGGTAAGCTGATCAAAGACGTAAAATACCTGCTGCTCGCCGGTAAAATCGTGTCGGTGGAAGCCCGCCACGCTGCTATTATCCGCGACCTGCTCAATTCACGCACCGCAGCCTTCGCTGGTGACGATGTCGTTACGGCCTCGAATGGCTTGGACGCCGCTCGCCTGCCATCGGCCGTGTTGCCGCTGGCCCAGCCGTTCATTCAAAATAAAGTAACCGCCACTCAGCTGGCTTAA
- a CDS encoding RNA polymerase sigma factor has product MSKRSPLATESVLVEKLLQRDEQAFQWLYKHYSAALYGVLLKIVREEEQAQDLLQEVFIKIWNNTATYDTQKGRLFTWMLNIARNTGIDAVRSGKAMSRPSSAQTLSTDDAGTFAVDREYAVAPENPDHIGLREVIQKLRPDRKQLIDLVYFGGYTHEEAADELGLPLGTVKTRIRSALQELKQLFR; this is encoded by the coding sequence TTGTCTAAGCGTTCGCCTCTTGCTACAGAATCGGTTCTCGTCGAAAAGCTACTTCAGCGCGACGAGCAGGCTTTTCAGTGGCTATACAAACACTATTCGGCAGCTCTTTACGGTGTCTTACTGAAGATTGTCCGGGAAGAAGAGCAGGCCCAGGACCTGCTCCAGGAAGTATTCATAAAAATCTGGAACAATACCGCTACCTACGATACGCAGAAAGGAAGACTTTTCACCTGGATGCTCAACATTGCCCGCAACACCGGCATCGATGCCGTTCGGTCGGGCAAAGCCATGAGTCGGCCCAGTAGCGCGCAGACGTTGTCCACCGATGACGCCGGTACCTTCGCCGTCGATCGCGAATATGCGGTTGCCCCGGAAAACCCCGACCATATCGGGCTGCGCGAAGTCATCCAGAAGCTCCGCCCCGATCGGAAGCAACTCATCGATTTGGTCTATTTCGGCGGTTATACTCATGAGGAAGCCGCCGACGAGCTTGGCTTGCCGCTCGGCACGGTCAAAACCCGCATTCGCTCCGCGTTGCAGGAACTCAAACAGTTGTTTCGATAA
- a CDS encoding phage holin family protein: MLERLEEIRENIFRYLEARIELFTLETRGKVEEGAVVATHGIILGFLATITTIFLFSLLAAYLNEVTNSRYLGFLIVAGFFLILTIIWAVSKQSMTSLIRKIAYKALKESQEKKADDRSQAVQDLMNQTTASMKQIGQ, translated from the coding sequence ATGTTAGAACGTCTGGAGGAAATTCGCGAAAATATATTCCGCTACCTCGAAGCGCGTATTGAACTCTTTACCCTCGAAACGCGGGGTAAAGTTGAAGAAGGAGCCGTAGTGGCCACTCACGGAATTATTCTGGGCTTCCTGGCGACAATCACGACCATCTTCCTGTTCAGCCTGCTGGCAGCGTACCTCAACGAGGTGACCAATAGCCGGTACCTTGGCTTCCTCATCGTGGCAGGTTTCTTCCTGATACTGACCATCATTTGGGCGGTGTCGAAGCAATCGATGACCAGCCTAATCCGAAAAATTGCCTACAAAGCCCTCAAGGAAAGCCAGGAGAAGAAGGCCGACGACCGTTCACAGGCCGTGCAGGATCTGATGAACCAAACCACGGCGTCGATGAAGCAGATTGGCCAATAA
- a CDS encoding DUF4123 domain-containing protein encodes MAHVLLDAARMSEAIETAKELVGDNQYRCLYAGSAEETLSHVAPYLFSLQNPAFVDWVLAEGWGQAWGVVVVTEAEPSVLYQHLKRFLYVRPEQGPALYFRYYDPRALRLFLPTCDADQLRAFFGPVRCFIAEDEDPAYALNLSIEQGQLNQQRLPRAEAHTYLKQYLVKRYQRHHV; translated from the coding sequence ATGGCTCATGTATTATTGGACGCCGCCCGAATGAGTGAGGCCATAGAGACGGCTAAAGAGCTCGTGGGCGACAATCAGTACCGGTGTCTTTATGCGGGTAGTGCTGAAGAAACCCTAAGCCACGTAGCCCCCTATCTGTTTTCCCTGCAAAATCCCGCCTTTGTTGACTGGGTACTGGCCGAAGGCTGGGGGCAGGCCTGGGGGGTAGTGGTGGTGACTGAGGCAGAGCCATCGGTGTTGTACCAGCACTTGAAGCGCTTCCTGTATGTCAGACCCGAACAGGGGCCCGCGCTGTATTTTCGCTACTACGACCCCCGCGCCTTGCGGTTGTTCCTGCCCACCTGCGACGCCGATCAGCTACGTGCGTTTTTCGGACCGGTACGCTGTTTTATCGCTGAAGACGAAGATCCGGCCTATGCGCTCAACTTATCTATTGAACAGGGGCAGCTCAACCAACAACGCCTGCCGCGCGCCGAAGCCCATACGTACCTGAAGCAATACTTAGTTAAACGATACCAGCGGCACCATGTATAG
- the dxs gene encoding 1-deoxy-D-xylulose-5-phosphate synthase, giving the protein MLITPGPLLATVHTPDQLRHLSKEQLPQLCDELRQFIIDVVSVYGGHFGASLGVVELTAALHYVFNTPDDQLIWDVGHQAYGHKILTGRRDNFHTNRFYGGLSGFPKRKESPYDAFGVGHSSTSISAALGMAVASQLQGNPTRNHIAVIGDGSMTAGLAFEGMNHAGATDANMLIVLNDNCMSIDPNVGALREYLTDITTSPTYNKVKDEVWNLLGKFSTFGKSAQEIVSKVENAIKSSVLSQSNLFESLHLRYFGPIDGHDVDRLVDVLADLKTIPGPKILHVLTVKGKGYGPAEKDQTKWHAPGLFDKLTGEIKKKTYLTPQPPKYQDVFGHTLVELAEQNPRIVGVTPAMPSGSSMNIMMKAMPDRAFDVGIAEQHAVTFSAGMATRGEVVFCNIYSTFMQRAYDQVIHDVCIQELPVIFCLDRAGFAGADGPTHHGAYDLAYMRCVPNMIVAAPMNEQELRNMMYTAASATVQQGKQAFTIRYPRGEGVMPNWRTPLEELPIGKARLVQDGEDVAILTIGHIGNYATQALGTLAKEGIRPAHIDMRYVKPLDEAMLHQVFQRFDRVLTVEDGCLQGGFGSAVLEFMVDHGYSARVKRLGIPDAIIEHGEQLELQRECGFDPQGIADAVRHLLYANQKVSV; this is encoded by the coding sequence ATGCTGATTACCCCCGGCCCTCTGTTGGCAACCGTTCATACCCCCGACCAGTTGCGCCACCTCTCCAAAGAACAGCTGCCTCAGCTTTGCGATGAACTCCGTCAGTTCATCATCGATGTGGTATCGGTCTACGGAGGGCACTTTGGGGCCAGCCTCGGGGTTGTCGAGCTCACCGCCGCGCTTCATTACGTCTTCAACACGCCCGACGACCAGCTCATCTGGGATGTGGGGCATCAGGCCTACGGACATAAAATCCTCACCGGTCGCCGCGATAACTTCCACACCAACCGCTTCTACGGCGGGCTGTCGGGCTTTCCCAAGCGCAAAGAGAGCCCCTACGACGCCTTTGGCGTGGGCCACTCATCGACGTCGATCTCGGCTGCGCTGGGTATGGCCGTGGCGTCACAGCTACAGGGTAACCCTACCCGCAACCACATTGCCGTAATCGGTGACGGGTCAATGACGGCCGGTCTGGCCTTCGAAGGCATGAACCATGCGGGGGCCACCGATGCTAACATGCTCATCGTGCTCAACGACAACTGCATGAGCATTGACCCCAACGTGGGTGCCCTGCGTGAATACCTCACTGACATCACCACCTCGCCCACCTACAACAAGGTCAAAGACGAGGTCTGGAACCTGCTGGGTAAGTTCAGCACCTTCGGCAAGTCGGCTCAGGAGATCGTCTCTAAAGTGGAGAACGCCATTAAGTCGTCGGTGCTCTCCCAAAGCAACCTTTTCGAGTCATTGCATCTGCGTTACTTCGGCCCCATCGACGGCCACGACGTCGACCGGCTGGTGGATGTGCTGGCCGATCTGAAGACCATTCCCGGCCCCAAAATCCTGCACGTACTGACGGTAAAAGGTAAGGGTTACGGCCCGGCCGAGAAGGACCAGACCAAGTGGCACGCCCCCGGCCTCTTTGACAAGCTGACAGGCGAGATCAAGAAGAAGACGTACCTGACGCCGCAGCCGCCCAAATACCAGGATGTCTTCGGCCACACGCTGGTCGAGCTGGCCGAGCAGAATCCACGCATTGTGGGGGTAACTCCGGCTATGCCGTCGGGCTCGTCGATGAACATCATGATGAAGGCCATGCCGGATCGGGCGTTCGACGTAGGTATTGCCGAGCAACACGCGGTGACCTTCTCGGCGGGTATGGCCACGCGGGGTGAAGTGGTGTTCTGCAACATCTACTCCACCTTCATGCAACGGGCCTATGACCAGGTGATCCACGACGTGTGCATCCAGGAACTACCCGTCATTTTCTGTCTGGACCGGGCTGGCTTTGCCGGGGCCGACGGGCCCACCCACCACGGGGCCTATGACCTGGCGTATATGCGGTGCGTGCCCAACATGATTGTGGCCGCCCCCATGAACGAGCAGGAGTTGCGTAACATGATGTACACGGCCGCTTCGGCTACGGTGCAACAGGGCAAGCAGGCGTTTACTATCCGCTATCCCCGGGGCGAAGGGGTGATGCCCAACTGGCGCACTCCCTTGGAAGAACTGCCCATTGGTAAGGCCCGGCTGGTGCAGGATGGCGAGGACGTAGCTATCCTGACCATCGGTCATATCGGCAACTATGCCACGCAGGCGCTGGGTACGTTGGCCAAAGAAGGCATCCGGCCCGCGCACATAGATATGCGGTACGTGAAGCCGCTCGATGAGGCGATGCTGCATCAGGTGTTCCAGCGCTTCGATCGCGTACTGACGGTGGAAGACGGTTGCTTACAGGGCGGTTTTGGATCGGCGGTGCTGGAGTTCATGGTGGATCATGGCTACAGTGCGCGGGTGAAACGCCTGGGCATTCCGGATGCAATCATCGAGCATGGCGAGCAGTTGGAGTTGCAGCGCGAATGCGGGTTTGACCCACAGGGCATTGCCGACGCCGTTCGCCACTTGCTTTACGCCAATCAAAAGGTAAGTGTATAA
- a CDS encoding energy transducer TonB, which translates to MRTWLVRLLQTSLFAITLQMALTTAGHAQPKPRRTYPGRFYTSVEKLAQFPGGREAMLRFLADNIEYPNVLDRIQYKPGPVTVRFIVAPDGALYDITVDSKPVTNPEAEKGMDTYRISIIRAIEKMPRWQPAQLDGGPVAMLYTLPLQVDN; encoded by the coding sequence ATGCGTACCTGGCTTGTTCGTTTGCTCCAAACGAGCCTTTTTGCCATCACCTTACAGATGGCGCTGACTACAGCTGGCCACGCCCAGCCCAAACCCCGCCGAACGTACCCAGGCCGCTTTTATACGTCGGTTGAGAAACTGGCCCAGTTTCCGGGTGGGCGCGAGGCGATGCTCCGTTTTCTGGCCGATAACATCGAGTACCCCAACGTGCTCGACCGGATTCAATACAAGCCGGGGCCGGTTACGGTCCGGTTCATTGTGGCACCGGATGGCGCCCTGTATGACATTACAGTCGACTCCAAACCGGTGACCAATCCTGAGGCGGAGAAAGGCATGGATACCTATCGCATCAGCATTATACGGGCTATCGAAAAAATGCCCCGCTGGCAACCGGCTCAGCTAGATGGCGGCCCGGTCGCTATGCTCTACACCTTGCCGCTACAGGTCGACAACTAA
- a CDS encoding DUF58 domain-containing protein, whose amino-acid sequence MSLFRALFVSIRVWLILLGFVVAFVVAYALPLLLPVLEIAFWVFLLLVVIDAVLLFRQSQVGSQPVFFARRALPERLSNGDDNPITLYLESRYPFNASVEIIDEIPFQFQRRDVLFQSEVKPNEVRTLRYDLRPTRRGEYSFGAINVYVMTPMRLLKRRFQFEQGRLVPVYPSYLQMRQYELLAASNRLTELGIKKIRRIGHSMEFEQVRPYTQGDDLRTINWKATARRSDPNQSNLVVNAYTDERSQAVYCLIDKGRVMRSPFEGLTLLDYAINASLVLSNIALIKQDRAGLITFSDKIGQVVPAERRPGHMLKILEVLYRQKTRYLETDFEALYATIRTQVRQRGLLLLFTNFETISGMRRQLPYLRRLAKDHLLLVVFFDNTELRSLLDTPAHTTEDVYLKTIAEKFSYEKRQIVKELQQYGIQSILTAPKDLTANTVNKYLELKARGMI is encoded by the coding sequence ATGAGCCTCTTCCGCGCCCTTTTTGTCTCGATTCGTGTCTGGCTGATCCTGCTGGGCTTCGTGGTTGCTTTCGTGGTGGCCTACGCGCTGCCGCTATTGTTGCCCGTGTTGGAAATTGCCTTTTGGGTGTTTCTGCTGCTGGTCGTGATCGATGCGGTGCTGCTGTTCCGGCAAAGTCAGGTCGGTAGCCAACCCGTGTTTTTCGCCCGGCGCGCCCTGCCCGAACGGCTGTCGAACGGCGACGATAACCCCATCACTTTGTATCTCGAAAGTCGGTATCCGTTTAACGCATCGGTCGAGATTATCGATGAAATTCCCTTTCAGTTTCAACGGCGCGACGTGCTGTTTCAGAGCGAGGTAAAGCCCAACGAGGTCCGAACGCTTCGCTACGACCTGCGCCCCACCCGCCGGGGTGAGTACAGTTTCGGGGCTATCAATGTCTACGTGATGACGCCTATGCGGCTGCTGAAACGTCGGTTTCAGTTTGAGCAGGGGCGGTTGGTGCCCGTCTATCCGTCGTACCTGCAAATGCGCCAATATGAACTGCTGGCGGCCAGCAACCGGCTCACCGAACTGGGTATCAAGAAGATTCGGCGCATCGGGCACAGCATGGAGTTTGAGCAGGTACGTCCTTACACCCAGGGCGATGACCTGCGCACCATCAACTGGAAAGCCACCGCCCGCCGCTCCGATCCTAACCAGTCGAATCTGGTGGTGAACGCTTATACCGACGAACGCTCGCAAGCCGTTTACTGCCTTATCGACAAAGGCCGTGTAATGCGCTCCCCTTTCGAAGGCCTCACCCTGCTCGACTACGCCATCAACGCCTCGCTGGTGCTCAGCAACATTGCGCTGATCAAGCAGGATCGCGCCGGGCTCATCACGTTTTCCGACAAGATCGGACAGGTGGTGCCCGCCGAACGCCGACCGGGTCACATGCTGAAAATTCTGGAGGTGCTGTACCGCCAGAAAACGCGCTATCTCGAAACTGACTTCGAGGCACTCTACGCCACCATACGTACCCAGGTACGTCAGCGCGGACTACTGCTGCTGTTTACCAACTTTGAAACGATCAGCGGGATGCGGCGGCAACTGCCCTACCTGCGCCGACTGGCCAAGGATCACCTGCTGCTGGTGGTCTTTTTCGATAACACCGAACTCCGCTCGCTGCTCGACACCCCCGCCCACACGACCGAAGACGTGTACCTGAAAACAATTGCCGAAAAGTTTTCCTACGAAAAGCGCCAGATCGTTAAAGAACTACAGCAATACGGTATCCAGAGCATCCTGACGGCCCCCAAAGACCTGACGGCCAACACCGTCAACAAATACCTCGAACTGAAGGCGCGCGGCATGATCTGA
- a CDS encoding ferritin-like domain-containing protein has product MNLFQLFEDIEKIDGDMPERVSYYSRRNWLKMSRKVSTAVAAPTVLAASLNQAYAQASQTAVVDVLNFALTLEYLEDEYYRTALNTSGLIASDDQIIRQISKHEAAHVALLKGALGSAAIAKPTFKFGTVFSSQQTFLAVAQALEDTGVRAYKGQAGNLLGTDALTTALQIHSVEARHAAMIRRVRAQKGWISDPAEQPAAVYAGEDNTTQADVALPGATGKDAARVREAFDEPLTKEQVLAIAAPYLA; this is encoded by the coding sequence ATGAACCTGTTCCAGCTTTTCGAAGATATCGAGAAAATAGACGGCGATATGCCCGAACGCGTGTCGTACTACAGCCGCCGTAACTGGCTAAAAATGAGCCGTAAGGTATCGACAGCCGTAGCCGCCCCAACCGTGTTGGCGGCCAGCCTGAACCAGGCCTACGCACAGGCGTCGCAAACGGCCGTTGTCGATGTACTGAACTTTGCCCTTACGCTCGAGTACCTCGAAGACGAATACTACCGTACGGCGTTGAATACCTCCGGCCTGATCGCCTCCGATGACCAGATCATCCGCCAGATCAGCAAGCACGAAGCCGCTCACGTAGCCCTTTTGAAAGGAGCGCTGGGCAGCGCTGCCATTGCGAAACCTACGTTCAAATTTGGCACCGTCTTCAGCAGTCAGCAAACATTCCTGGCCGTAGCCCAGGCCCTGGAAGACACGGGTGTGCGAGCCTACAAAGGTCAGGCGGGTAATCTGCTTGGCACCGACGCCCTGACGACGGCTTTGCAGATTCACTCCGTTGAAGCGCGCCACGCCGCCATGATTCGCCGGGTACGTGCCCAGAAAGGATGGATCTCTGATCCGGCTGAGCAGCCGGCCGCCGTGTATGCGGGTGAAGACAACACCACGCAGGCGGATGTAGCCCTGCCTGGTGCTACCGGCAAGGATGCCGCCCGCGTTCGGGAGGCGTTCGATGAGCCCCTCACCAAAGAACAGGTGTTGGCTATCGCAGCCCCTTACCTGGCTTAG
- a CDS encoding PAAR domain-containing protein, translating into MGKPAARSTDMHTCPMVTPGTPPVPHVGGPILKGSPNVLIGGLPAATVGDTCVCVGPTDSIIVGSMSVYINGKPAARMGDNTLHGGIIVGGCPTVLIGDVGVIVPGVSLPDLNWLDKLSDAGKRAARQTMALKQAAANGAIFCEVC; encoded by the coding sequence ATGGGAAAGCCTGCTGCTCGTTCAACCGATATGCACACCTGTCCGATGGTTACGCCAGGAACACCGCCCGTGCCTCACGTAGGAGGGCCCATCTTGAAAGGATCACCTAACGTACTGATCGGTGGCCTGCCTGCGGCAACGGTAGGGGATACTTGTGTGTGCGTAGGGCCAACTGACTCGATTATTGTCGGGTCGATGTCGGTGTATATCAATGGCAAGCCGGCTGCCCGTATGGGCGACAATACCTTACACGGGGGCATTATCGTGGGTGGCTGCCCGACTGTGCTGATTGGGGATGTGGGCGTGATCGTACCGGGCGTAAGCCTGCCTGATCTAAACTGGCTGGACAAGCTGTCTGATGCCGGGAAACGAGCTGCTCGGCAAACCATGGCTCTCAAACAGGCCGCCGCCAACGGAGCCATATTCTGTGAAGTCTGCTAG
- the uvrB gene encoding excinuclease ABC subunit UvrB: protein MNFELTSEFQPTGDQPKAIAELVDGLKKNEPAQVLLGVTGSGKTFSIANVIQQVNRPTLVLSHNKTLAAQLYGEFKQFFPNNAVEYFISYYDYYQPEAYIATTNTYIEKDLAINEEIDKLRLAATSALMSGRRDVIVIASVSCIYGMGNPEEFRNNVVRIGVGERMSRNQFLHKLVSILYSRTEGEFARGNFRVKGDTVDLFVAYADFAYRVIFFGDEIETIQRIDPATGKKLSDEKLVTIFPANLFVTGRDTLNGAITQIQDDLVSQIRYFESEFREQEAERIKERTEFDLEMMRELGYCSGIENYSRYFDRRKPGQRPFCLLDYFPDDFLMVIDESHVTIPQIRAMWGGDRSRKVALVDYGFRLPSAMDNRPLTFQEFEDLSGQTIYVSATPSDYELRKSEGVVVEQLIRPTGLLDPEIEVRPSLNQIDDLLEEIDVRIKRHERVLITTLTKRMAEELTKYLERVGIKTRYIHSEVKTLDRVEILRDLRLGNFDVLVGVNLLREGLDLPEVSLVAIMDADKEGFLRDIRSLIQTIGRAARNANGKVLMYADTITGSMAKAIDETNRRRAIQMEYNTDHGITPQTVLKSREAILGQTKVADSKPKHFYVEPEEIRIAADPVVQYMGKSDLEQLIKETQSRMERAAKDLDFIEAARLRDELFQLRDKLKKEAV from the coding sequence ATGAACTTTGAATTAACCTCGGAATTTCAACCGACCGGCGATCAGCCCAAGGCCATTGCCGAACTCGTTGACGGCCTCAAAAAGAACGAACCCGCCCAGGTGTTGCTGGGGGTTACGGGCAGCGGGAAAACCTTTTCCATCGCTAACGTCATTCAGCAGGTCAATCGGCCTACGCTGGTACTGAGCCATAATAAAACGCTGGCCGCGCAGCTGTACGGCGAATTCAAGCAGTTTTTCCCCAATAACGCCGTCGAGTACTTCATCTCGTATTACGACTATTACCAGCCCGAGGCCTACATCGCCACGACCAACACCTACATCGAGAAAGACCTGGCGATCAATGAGGAAATTGACAAGCTACGGCTGGCGGCGACGTCGGCACTGATGAGTGGCCGACGCGACGTAATCGTGATTGCGTCGGTGTCGTGCATCTACGGCATGGGCAACCCCGAGGAGTTCCGCAACAACGTGGTGCGTATCGGGGTGGGCGAACGCATGAGCCGAAACCAGTTTCTGCACAAGCTCGTCAGCATCCTATATAGCCGCACCGAGGGTGAGTTTGCCCGGGGCAATTTCCGCGTCAAAGGCGATACCGTCGATCTGTTTGTGGCCTACGCCGATTTTGCGTACCGGGTTATCTTCTTCGGCGATGAAATCGAGACCATTCAACGCATCGATCCGGCTACGGGCAAAAAGCTGTCCGACGAAAAGCTCGTGACGATCTTCCCGGCCAACCTGTTTGTAACGGGTCGTGATACGCTCAACGGTGCGATCACCCAAATTCAGGATGATCTGGTTTCTCAGATTCGGTATTTTGAAAGCGAATTCCGGGAGCAGGAAGCCGAGCGGATCAAGGAGCGCACCGAGTTTGACCTGGAAATGATGCGCGAACTGGGGTACTGCTCGGGCATCGAGAACTACTCCCGCTACTTCGACCGCCGCAAGCCCGGTCAACGCCCGTTCTGCCTGCTCGATTATTTCCCCGACGATTTTCTGATGGTGATCGACGAAAGTCACGTTACCATTCCGCAGATCCGGGCGATGTGGGGCGGCGACCGTTCCCGCAAGGTTGCGCTGGTCGATTACGGCTTCCGGCTGCCCTCGGCGATGGACAACCGCCCATTGACCTTTCAGGAATTTGAAGACCTGTCGGGTCAGACCATCTATGTATCAGCAACGCCGTCGGACTACGAACTGCGGAAGAGCGAAGGCGTGGTGGTCGAGCAGTTGATTCGCCCCACGGGTCTGCTTGATCCCGAGATTGAGGTACGTCCCAGCCTGAATCAGATCGATGATCTGTTGGAAGAAATCGACGTGCGGATCAAGCGGCATGAGCGGGTGCTCATTACGACCCTGACCAAGCGAATGGCCGAAGAACTGACCAAATACCTGGAACGGGTCGGCATCAAGACGCGCTACATTCACTCGGAAGTAAAAACCCTCGACCGCGTCGAGATTTTGCGCGATCTCCGTCTTGGCAATTTCGATGTGTTGGTGGGGGTCAACCTGTTACGCGAAGGTCTCGATCTTCCCGAAGTATCGCTGGTGGCGATCATGGACGCCGACAAAGAAGGCTTCCTGCGCGACATCCGGTCGTTGATCCAGACCATCGGCCGGGCCGCCCGGAACGCCAACGGGAAGGTGCTGATGTATGCCGATACCATCACGGGGTCGATGGCAAAAGCAATCGACGAAACCAACCGCCGCCGGGCCATTCAGATGGAATACAACACCGATCACGGCATTACGCCACAGACGGTGCTGAAATCGCGGGAGGCAATTCTGGGTCAGACTAAAGTGGCCGATTCCAAACCCAAGCACTTCTACGTCGAGCCGGAAGAGATTCGGATTGCGGCCGACCCGGTGGTTCAGTACATGGGCAAAAGCGACCTGGAACAGTTGATCAAGGAGACCCAGTCGCGTATGGAACGAGCCGCTAAAGACCTCGACTTCATCGAAGCCGCCCGCCTGCGCGATGAGCTTTTCCAGCTCCGCGATAAGCTGAAAAAGGAAGCGGTATAA
- a CDS encoding geranylgeranylglyceryl/heptaprenylglyceryl phosphate synthase → MQSTPQRNTLTPNTTKRLPHSLLTTLISRREQGRKSFAVLLDPDKVEQYDFDQTVSRAAQHQADFFLVGGSLITDYVQRDMIATIRRLTQIPVILFPGNSLHIEPSADSLLLLSLISGRNPELLIGQHVIAAPLLKRSGLDIIPTAYMLVDGGVPTTVSYISNTTPLPHDKPGVAACTAMAGELLGLRLTYLDAGSGARRPVPPALIAAVRAAVDSPIVVGGGINSGERAYEALNAGADLIVVGNGIEQNPDLLPELANVVASFNSLSSVNQ, encoded by the coding sequence ATGCAATCAACCCCACAGCGCAACACGCTGACACCCAATACCACGAAAAGGCTTCCACACAGCCTGCTGACTACGCTAATCAGTCGTAGGGAGCAAGGTCGTAAATCCTTTGCCGTATTGCTCGACCCGGATAAGGTTGAGCAATACGATTTTGACCAAACCGTCAGCCGGGCTGCTCAGCATCAGGCTGACTTTTTTTTGGTAGGTGGTAGTCTGATCACTGATTATGTTCAGCGCGACATGATCGCTACGATCCGCCGCCTGACCCAGATCCCCGTCATTCTGTTCCCCGGCAATTCACTGCACATCGAGCCCTCTGCCGACTCCTTGCTGTTGCTGTCGCTCATTTCGGGGCGCAATCCTGAATTGCTCATCGGCCAGCATGTGATTGCTGCGCCCCTGCTCAAGCGCAGCGGGCTCGACATCATCCCGACGGCCTACATGCTCGTTGATGGGGGCGTACCTACCACGGTATCGTACATCAGCAATACGACTCCCCTCCCCCACGACAAGCCGGGTGTGGCGGCCTGCACCGCTATGGCTGGCGAACTGCTGGGACTACGGCTAACGTACCTGGATGCGGGCAGCGGTGCCCGGCGCCCGGTGCCACCGGCCCTGATTGCCGCCGTTCGGGCCGCCGTTGACTCCCCGATTGTGGTGGGTGGCGGTATCAACTCCGGCGAACGAGCCTACGAAGCGCTCAACGCCGGTGCCGACCTGATCGTGGTGGGAAATGGCATCGAACAAAACCCCGATCTATTGCCTGAACTGGCCAATGTGGTGGCCTCGTTTAATTCGTTATCCTCCGTTAACCAATAA